A genomic window from Oryctolagus cuniculus chromosome 12, mOryCun1.1, whole genome shotgun sequence includes:
- the LOC100355907 gene encoding ras-related protein Ral-A-like has product MAANKPKGQNSLALHKVIMVGSGGVGKSALTLQFMYDEFVEDYEPTKADSYRKKVVLDGEEVQIDILDTAGQEDYAAIRDNYFRSGEGFLCVFSITEMESFAATADFREQILRVKEDENVPFLLVGNKSDLEDKRQVSVEEAKNRADQWNVNYVETSAKTRANVDKVVFDLMREIRARKMEDSKEKNGKKKRKSLAKRIRERCCIL; this is encoded by the coding sequence ATGGCTGCAAATAAGCCCAAGGGTCAGAATTCTTTGGCCTTACACAAAGTCATCATGGTGGGGAGTGGTGGCGTGGGCAAGTCTGCTCTGACTCTGCAGTTCATGTATGATGAGTTTGTGGAGGACTATGAGCCCACCAAAGCAGACAGCTATCGCAAGAAAGTAGTGCTGGATGGGGAGGAAGTACAGATCGACATCTTAGATACAGCAGGGCAGGAGGACTATGCTGCCATCAGAGACAACTACTTCCGGAGCGGGGAGGGtttcctctgtgtcttctctATTACGGAAATGGAATCCTTTGCAGCCACAGCCGACTTCAGGGAGCAGATCCTAAGAGTAAAAGAAGATGAGAATGTTCCATTTCTGCTGGTTGGTAACAAATCAGATTTAGAAGATAAAAGGCAGGTTTCCGTAGAAGAGGCAAAGAACCGAGCGGACCAGTGGAATGTTAACTACGTGGAAACATCTGCTAAAACGCGGGCTAATGTTGACAAGGTAGTTTTTGATTTAATGAGGGAAATTCGAGCCAGAAAGATGGAAGACAGCaaagaaaagaatgggaaaaagaagaggaaaagttTAGCcaagagaatcagagaaagatgCTGCATTTTATAA